The Janthinobacterium lividum genome has a window encoding:
- a CDS encoding TonB-dependent receptor, giving the protein MHMTPPRHPLHARLSPLFLAISLTFASPAIHAATAAPTAAVEWQIPAQPLNRALNELARQAGMVLLADARLTQGRQSAPLQGRHSLPDALRQLLAGSGLQAQLQGGTTIIISASATVAAGAVQIGTLRVNGQGGSGMFEADDTDPADLPYLTPAASVYIGREQIERFRGTSPADIFKGVAGVQVGDSRNSGAVDVNVRGMQGQGRVPVLIDGSLQSSTVYRGYAGIADRSYIDPDLISAIRIDKGPNLSAQGAGAIGGMVSMQTLRPEDIILPGQRTGVRLRGGIQDNSVTAPSDFGSTPRTHRNKLGDPRSGFASIAVATRQDDYDLVAAISHRSIGNYFSGTRGFGRYQLLNEWGDDNGVTQFFKKGDEVLNTANRTTSALLKANLRLPHEQKLELGYRYFDSSYGEIMPSQIYRNSTGSIPQWDPSQVRTNALTARYEWKPEGQNLIDLKANLWLTDMQSKSRNGDIFSNPLEGKPNPGDHECKECVEVLYLAKNQARRVGADLTNTSRFATGMGALKMEYGLSLQNEDIGPADSVTILDEDLNANHTLRNGKRHEQSAFASLQWQARDWLTVDAGGRFQRFDTRDRNRRAEQQYQPQGWQWVTLWDKEGEQLGAAKWYQDAQGKFTPATNPALVGGMVENYGAEPAPLNLSQVDQWSGNGYVFRDAIPGLFKYSTPIRRKDHGFSPTFALTARLSDSVSLFLRDARGLRMPSLYESTMGFSATYSSPLKLERSHNREIGVSLVKDGVWSAADKLRLRVSYFDNVTHGYITRRPIPDLPAYAQNFSMANTDKYSVSGIELQSSYDRGTVFADFSGTWNRKTLICDAATAAYLRKASSWKSDIWNTPGCSPIGFTSSYVSNHIQPKLSANLTLGTRWLQKKLTVGTRLTHVGHPLARQDDKAVWQTWTGTSPQVLTQAYTLADLFASYKITPNATVDVAVDNLTDRYYLDPLTLSLMPGPGRTARVTLGVRF; this is encoded by the coding sequence ATGCACATGACTCCACCGCGCCATCCCTTGCATGCCCGCCTCTCGCCCTTGTTCCTGGCCATCAGCCTCACCTTCGCCTCGCCCGCCATCCACGCCGCCACGGCGGCCCCCACGGCGGCCGTGGAGTGGCAGATTCCCGCGCAGCCCTTGAACCGCGCGCTGAATGAACTGGCGCGCCAGGCTGGCATGGTGCTGCTGGCCGACGCCCGCCTGACGCAGGGTCGGCAGAGCGCCCCGCTGCAGGGCCGCCATTCGCTGCCGGACGCGCTGCGCCAGTTGCTGGCCGGCAGCGGCCTGCAGGCGCAGCTGCAAGGCGGCACGACCATCATCATCAGCGCGTCCGCGACCGTCGCCGCCGGCGCCGTGCAGATCGGCACCCTGCGCGTGAATGGCCAGGGCGGCAGCGGCATGTTCGAGGCGGACGACACGGATCCGGCCGACCTGCCCTACCTCACGCCGGCAGCCTCCGTGTACATTGGCCGCGAGCAGATCGAGCGTTTCCGCGGTACTTCGCCGGCCGACATCTTCAAAGGCGTGGCCGGCGTGCAGGTGGGCGACAGCCGCAACAGCGGCGCCGTCGACGTCAACGTGCGCGGCATGCAGGGCCAGGGCCGCGTGCCCGTGCTGATTGACGGCAGCCTGCAGTCATCGACCGTCTACCGCGGCTACGCGGGCATCGCCGACCGCAGCTACATCGATCCGGACCTGATCAGCGCCATCCGCATCGACAAGGGGCCGAACCTGTCGGCGCAGGGCGCGGGCGCCATCGGCGGCATGGTCAGCATGCAGACCTTGCGCCCGGAGGACATCATCCTGCCAGGCCAGCGCACGGGTGTGCGCCTGCGCGGCGGCATCCAGGACAACAGCGTCACGGCGCCCAGCGATTTCGGCAGCACGCCGCGCACGCACCGCAACAAGCTGGGCGATCCGCGCAGCGGCTTTGCCAGCATCGCCGTGGCCACGCGCCAGGACGACTACGACCTGGTGGCTGCCATCAGCCACCGCAGCATCGGTAATTATTTTTCCGGCACGCGCGGCTTCGGGCGCTATCAGCTGCTCAACGAGTGGGGCGACGACAATGGCGTGACGCAGTTCTTCAAGAAGGGCGACGAAGTGCTCAATACGGCCAATCGCACCACTTCGGCCCTGCTGAAGGCCAACCTGCGCCTGCCGCACGAACAGAAGCTGGAGCTGGGCTATCGCTATTTCGACAGCAGCTATGGCGAAATCATGCCCTCGCAAATCTACCGCAACAGCACCGGCAGCATCCCGCAGTGGGACCCGAGCCAGGTACGCACGAACGCGCTGACGGCACGCTACGAGTGGAAGCCGGAAGGCCAGAACCTCATCGACCTGAAAGCCAACCTGTGGCTGACGGACATGCAAAGCAAGTCGCGCAACGGCGACATCTTCAGCAATCCGCTCGAGGGCAAGCCCAATCCGGGCGACCACGAATGCAAGGAATGCGTGGAAGTGCTGTACCTGGCAAAGAACCAGGCGCGCAGGGTCGGCGCCGACCTGACGAATACCTCGCGCTTCGCCACCGGCATGGGCGCGCTCAAGATGGAATACGGCCTGTCGCTGCAAAACGAGGATATCGGCCCGGCCGACAGCGTGACCATCCTAGACGAAGACTTGAACGCCAATCACACCCTGCGCAACGGCAAGCGCCACGAGCAAAGCGCGTTCGCCTCGCTGCAGTGGCAGGCGCGCGACTGGCTGACGGTGGACGCGGGCGGACGCTTCCAGCGCTTCGATACACGCGACCGCAACCGCCGCGCGGAACAGCAATACCAGCCGCAGGGCTGGCAATGGGTCACCCTGTGGGACAAGGAAGGCGAGCAGCTTGGCGCCGCGAAATGGTACCAGGATGCGCAGGGCAAGTTCACGCCTGCCACCAATCCCGCGCTGGTGGGCGGCATGGTGGAAAACTATGGCGCCGAGCCGGCGCCACTGAACCTGTCGCAGGTGGACCAGTGGAGCGGCAACGGCTATGTCTTCCGCGACGCCATCCCCGGCCTGTTCAAATACAGCACGCCGATCCGCCGCAAGGACCACGGTTTTTCGCCCACCTTCGCCCTGACGGCGCGCCTGTCCGACAGCGTCAGCCTGTTCCTGCGCGACGCGCGCGGCCTGCGCATGCCCAGCCTGTACGAGTCGACGATGGGCTTTTCGGCCACCTATTCGTCGCCGCTCAAGCTCGAGCGCAGCCACAACCGCGAAATCGGCGTGAGCCTGGTCAAGGATGGCGTATGGAGCGCGGCCGACAAGCTGCGCCTGCGCGTCTCGTACTTTGACAACGTCACGCACGGCTATATCACGCGCCGACCGATACCCGACCTGCCAGCCTACGCGCAGAATTTCTCCATGGCGAACACGGACAAATACAGCGTCTCGGGCATCGAGCTGCAGTCGTCGTACGACCGCGGCACAGTGTTTGCCGACTTTTCCGGCACCTGGAACCGCAAGACGCTGATCTGCGACGCGGCCACGGCGGCTTACCTGCGCAAGGCCAGCAGCTGGAAATCCGATATCTGGAATACGCCGGGCTGCTCGCCCATCGGTTTTACCAGCTCCTACGTGAGCAACCATATCCAGCCCAAGCTGAGCGCCAACCTGACCCTGGGCACGCGCTGGCTGCAGAAAAAACTCACCGTGGGCACGCGTTTGACGCATGTCGGCCATCCGCTGGCGCGCCAGGACGACAAGGCCGTATGGCAGACGTGGACAGGCACTTCGCCGCAAGTGCTGACGCAGGCCTACACGCTGGCCGACCTGTTTGCCAGCTACAAGATCACGCCCAACGCCACCGTCGACGTGGCCGTGGACAACCTGACGGACCGCTACTACCTCGATCCGCTGACCCTGAGCCTGATGCCGGGACCTGGCCGCACGGCCCGCGTCACGCTCGGCGTGCGTTTCTAA
- a CDS encoding FecR domain-containing protein, producing the protein MTQTTPTADEIDFQAAQWLLRHDGNLTVHELAALRQWLEADARHQQAWDELASTDALLASLPAQRVAAFSQPALPAPAPMSLRRRLAQFHLAASSLPRGALAGGCLLLCGLLAWPLASHLQRPGFQHDYSTARGQFATQLLPDGSRIELDSGSAVDVALYRDRRTVRLLRGQAMFHVHADAARPFQVLAGSATATVLGTHFSVRHVGAATQVSVAQGTVRVEGTDTGQATVLHAGDTVTVTPQGVGALASVSAQAVGNWRDGRLNFENATLAEALAEFERYGDTGLLLDDPALAGLRLNGSFDARQPAQFAAALPLALPVRLLRQDGKLHIVAR; encoded by the coding sequence ATGACACAGACAACTCCCACGGCAGACGAGATCGACTTCCAGGCCGCGCAATGGCTGCTGCGCCACGATGGCAACCTGACCGTCCACGAACTGGCGGCGCTGCGGCAATGGCTCGAAGCCGACGCGCGTCACCAGCAGGCCTGGGACGAACTGGCCAGCACCGACGCGCTGCTGGCCAGCCTGCCCGCACAGCGCGTAGCCGCATTCAGCCAGCCCGCCCTGCCCGCGCCGGCGCCCATGTCGCTGCGGCGGCGCCTGGCTCAATTCCACCTGGCCGCCAGCAGCCTGCCGCGCGGCGCGCTGGCCGGCGGCTGCCTGCTGCTGTGCGGCTTGCTGGCATGGCCGCTGGCCAGCCATTTGCAGCGGCCCGGCTTCCAGCATGACTACAGTACGGCGCGCGGCCAGTTTGCCACGCAGCTCCTGCCCGATGGCAGCCGCATCGAACTCGATAGCGGCAGCGCCGTCGACGTGGCCCTGTACCGCGACCGGCGCACCGTGCGCCTGCTGCGCGGCCAGGCCATGTTCCATGTGCACGCCGACGCAGCGCGTCCATTCCAGGTGCTAGCGGGAAGCGCCACGGCGACCGTGCTGGGCACGCATTTTTCCGTGCGCCACGTGGGCGCCGCTACGCAGGTCAGCGTAGCGCAAGGTACGGTGCGCGTGGAAGGCACGGACACCGGCCAGGCGACGGTGCTGCATGCGGGCGATACGGTCACCGTCACGCCGCAGGGCGTGGGTGCACTAGCCAGCGTCAGCGCGCAAGCCGTCGGCAACTGGCGCGACGGGCGGCTCAATTTCGAGAACGCCACCCTGGCCGAGGCGCTGGCCGAATTCGAGCGCTATGGCGACACGGGCTTGCTGCTGGACGACCCGGCCCTGGCAGGACTGCGCCTGAATGGCAGCTTCGACGCGCGGCAGCCGGCGCAGTTTGCCGCCGCCCTGCCCCTGGCATTGCCCGTGCGTCTGCTGCGCCAGGACGGCAAGCTGCATATCGTCGCCCGCTGA
- a CDS encoding sigma-70 family RNA polymerase sigma factor translates to MLERYYQELLRLISRSTGCRDKAQDVVQEAYSRILARKTATGAASLHAGAAPDSGQRALLYVTAKNIVIDEQRLHQRRPHDDIDEDRLQLRAPRADEPDQRLHDRQTMERLLTIIEALPPRCRQAFALYKFDGLSQIEIAAQMGISVNMVEKHIINGMLACKKGLPDRVNGKDSA, encoded by the coding sequence GTGCTTGAACGCTATTACCAGGAATTGCTGCGCCTGATTTCGCGCTCCACGGGCTGCCGCGACAAGGCGCAGGACGTGGTGCAGGAAGCCTATTCCCGCATCCTGGCGCGCAAGACGGCCACTGGCGCAGCGTCACTGCACGCCGGGGCGGCGCCCGACAGCGGCCAGCGCGCGCTGCTCTACGTGACGGCAAAAAACATCGTCATCGACGAGCAGCGCCTGCACCAGCGCCGGCCGCACGACGATATCGATGAAGACCGCTTGCAGCTGCGCGCGCCGCGCGCCGACGAACCCGATCAACGCCTGCACGACCGACAAACCATGGAGCGCCTGCTGACCATCATCGAAGCCTTGCCGCCGCGCTGCCGCCAGGCCTTCGCGCTGTACAAATTCGATGGCCTGAGCCAGATCGAGATTGCCGCCCAGATGGGCATCTCCGTCAACATGGTGGAAAAACATATCATCAACGGCATGCTCGCCTGCAAAAAAGGCTTGCCCGACCGCGTGAATGGAAAAGACAGCGCATGA